The following proteins are encoded in a genomic region of Galbibacter sp. BG1:
- a CDS encoding transglutaminase-like domain-containing protein, with protein sequence MILDYTVKYSATNRYEALVKNAVWQFLIKPEENEYQEIKSFDFSSSIKGSIDYSVNALGFETIRLSVLENLREIEFNAEFEVNKKTFNPFDFESLGRTKELEIINSLDFKTEFEPYLKRTELTKIDLSEEKLFRLDAVEPTFNQLQKLNTWVYNHIEFKPGVTSVKTSASKVLKMEEGVCQDFSHLFCAICRENSIPARYVSGYLHQGIGYSGDSQLHAWAECYVPGIGWVGFDPTNNLIVSQDHIKICHGKDYNDCSPLKGIIYATGSGSNTSEHRVQVSAQQ encoded by the coding sequence ATGATTTTAGATTACACCGTTAAATATAGCGCCACCAATCGATACGAGGCCTTGGTTAAAAATGCCGTTTGGCAGTTTTTAATTAAACCCGAGGAAAATGAATATCAAGAAATAAAGTCTTTTGATTTTTCGAGTTCCATAAAGGGAAGCATCGACTATTCCGTAAATGCCCTCGGTTTTGAAACTATTAGGCTTTCAGTGCTCGAAAATTTGCGGGAGATTGAGTTTAATGCTGAATTTGAAGTGAATAAAAAAACTTTCAATCCTTTTGATTTTGAAAGCTTGGGAAGAACGAAAGAACTTGAAATTATAAATTCATTGGACTTTAAAACGGAATTTGAGCCCTATTTAAAACGAACCGAATTAACGAAAATAGACCTTAGCGAAGAAAAATTATTTCGCTTGGATGCAGTAGAGCCCACCTTTAACCAATTGCAAAAATTAAATACTTGGGTCTACAACCATATAGAATTTAAGCCTGGAGTAACTTCCGTAAAGACATCGGCTTCTAAAGTTTTAAAAATGGAAGAAGGTGTTTGTCAGGATTTTTCGCATCTATTCTGTGCCATTTGCAGGGAAAATTCAATTCCAGCGCGTTATGTTTCTGGCTATCTGCACCAAGGGATTGGATATTCGGGAGATTCGCAATTGCACGCTTGGGCAGAATGCTATGTTCCAGGTATTGGATGGGTTGGCTTCGACCCCACGAATAATTTAATTGTAAGTCAAGACCACATTAAAATATGCCACGGAAAAGACTATAACGATTGTTCTCCCCTTAAAGGCATTATATACGCTACGGGAAGCGGTTCTAATACTTCAGAGCACCGGGTACAGGTTTCTGCACAGCAATAA
- the prfB gene encoding peptide chain release factor 2: protein MITTDQVKNLAERTADLKKYLNIEQKRIEIQNEEEKTFAPDFWDNPKEAEAIMKELRTQKKWVEDYNKANTLVGDLDVLFEFYKEGEATEEDIINQFTKAKELIESMEFKNMLSEEGDSMSAVLQITAGAGGTESCDWASMLMRMYLMWGEKHGYKIKELNHQEGDVAGIKTVTLEFDGDFAFGWLKGENGVHRLVRISPFDSNAKRHTSFASVYVYPLADDSIEIDINPADISWDFARSSGAGGQNVNKVETKAILTHHPTGIIIHNSETRSQLENREKAMQMLKSQLYEIELKKRQAAREEIESSKMKIEWGSQIRNYVMHPYKLVKDVRTAQETGNVDAVMDGNIDEFLKAYLMMMGQKEEDV from the coding sequence ATGATTACTACCGATCAGGTAAAGAATCTCGCTGAACGTACTGCAGATTTAAAGAAATATCTAAATATAGAGCAGAAACGCATCGAAATTCAGAATGAAGAAGAGAAAACCTTTGCGCCAGACTTTTGGGACAATCCAAAAGAGGCAGAAGCGATAATGAAAGAATTGCGTACCCAAAAGAAATGGGTTGAAGATTACAATAAAGCCAACACTTTAGTTGGCGACCTCGACGTTCTTTTCGAGTTTTATAAAGAAGGTGAAGCTACAGAAGAAGACATTATCAACCAGTTTACAAAGGCAAAAGAACTTATAGAAAGTATGGAGTTTAAAAACATGCTTTCTGAAGAAGGGGATAGCATGAGTGCCGTTTTACAAATTACGGCCGGCGCTGGCGGTACAGAGAGTTGCGATTGGGCTTCCATGCTTATGAGGATGTATTTAATGTGGGGTGAAAAACACGGTTATAAAATAAAAGAATTAAACCACCAAGAAGGGGATGTTGCTGGAATAAAAACGGTAACCCTTGAGTTTGATGGGGATTTCGCCTTTGGTTGGTTAAAAGGCGAAAACGGCGTACACCGCTTGGTAAGAATCTCACCTTTCGACAGCAACGCTAAGAGGCACACGTCTTTTGCTTCGGTTTATGTTTATCCGTTGGCCGACGATTCTATTGAAATAGATATTAATCCCGCAGATATTTCTTGGGATTTTGCACGCTCTAGTGGTGCTGGGGGACAAAACGTAAATAAAGTAGAGACCAAAGCCATTCTTACCCACCACCCTACCGGAATTATTATTCACAACTCAGAAACCAGGTCCCAATTGGAAAACCGGGAAAAAGCCATGCAAATGCTTAAATCCCAACTTTACGAAATCGAACTTAAAAAACGGCAGGCGGCCCGCGAAGAAATTGAGTCTTCTAAAATGAAAATTGAATGGGGATCGCAAATAAGGAATTATGTAATGCACCCGTACAAATTGGTAAAAGACGTGCGTACAGCGCAAGAAACGGGAAATGTGGATGCCGTTATGGATGGAAATATTGATGAGTTTTTAAAAGCTTATCTCATGATGATGGGACAAAAAGAGGAGGACGTATAA